In one Portunus trituberculatus isolate SZX2019 chromosome 31, ASM1759143v1, whole genome shotgun sequence genomic region, the following are encoded:
- the LOC123511120 gene encoding piggyBac transposable element-derived protein 3-like, translating into MSDESEISDEDESTGMVKQTETQDVYIMPANDGAMTDEDSGEEESVDISNLPGTQLTAFAVLDSTVSQDDVDENVERQASQKKKIIKLRKWKAQDLPEKTNVPCYPYKPSIADIPRKPSETLELFLDVLAIDHLVKQTVNYAVQNGEHSFALTSDEMKTFIGILLVSGYCCVPRRRLYWQRQPDVYNELIADSMRRDRFDEIMKYFHAADNTKLPKKDKYGKVSPLMEILNGNFLKYGEVFGPINISIDESMIPYFGRYPTKQFIRGKLVRWGYKAWVAADPNGYVFDISVYQGKDGAKDKANASYGLGGKVVLDVLDVIVKRYPTKKLSLYFDNFFTSLKLVEKIKSMGHDATGTLRKNRIEKCPFTNPAKFMKLPRGTEEHFCDAESGIIAARWQDNGIVTIASSEYGVSPLVKAERYVASQKKHMNVLMPNAIHQYNRKMGGVDRVDQNIAQYRPSIRGKKWYFPIITYLFTVCVNNAWIFAREGGYKEDMLSFIRAAATEWLQNHGKKPNNPGRSRSVLSVAGVSAQMRYDNVGHYIVKSDPPKRCRCRLCNSQTVFICQKCKVYLHQKCSVQYHTM; encoded by the coding sequence ATGTCTGACGAGAGTGAAATTAGTGATGAAGATGAATCCACTGGAATGGTAAAACAAACTGAAACACAAGACGTTTACATCATGCCTGCAAATGATGGTGCTATGACGGATGAAGATTCTGGCGAAGAAGAAAGCGTGGATATCTCTAATCTTCCTGGAACACAGCTAACTGCTTTTGCAGTGTTAGATTCCACAGTGTCGCAAGATGATGTAGATGAAAATGTTGAAAGACAAGCAtcccagaaaaagaaaatcataaaactCAGAAAATGGAAAGCACAGGATCTCCCAGAAAAGACAAATGTTCCATGTTACCCATATAAACCATCAATTGCTGATATTCCACGTAAGCCTAGTGAGACCCTTGAGCTTTTCTTGGATGTATTAGCTATTGATCACCTTGTGAAACAAACTGTAAACTATGCAGTACAGAATGGTGAACATTCATTTGCGCTGACAAGTGATGAAATGAAAACCTTCATAGGAATTTTGTTAGTGTCAGGCTACTGTTGCGTTCCACGTCGCAGACTGTATTGGCAGAGACAACCAGACGTGTACAATGAGCTTATTGCTGACTCCATGCGCCGCGATCGCTTTGATGAGATCATGAAATATTTTCATGCTGCAGACAACACAAAGCTTCCCAAAAAGGACAAGTATGGCAAAGTTTCTCCCCTCATGGAAATCCTGAATGGCAACTTTCTCAAGTACGGGGAAGTATTTGGGCCAATAAATATATCCATTGATGAGTCAATGATACCTTATTTTGGTCGGTATCCCACAAAACAGTTCATCAGGGGAAAACTTGTACGATGGGGTTATAAAGCATGGGTTGCAGCTGATCCAAATGGTTATGTTTTTGATATATCTGTTTACCAAGGCAAAGATGGTGCTAAGGATAAGGCTAATGCATCTTATGGACTTGGTGGAAAAGTTGTACTTGATGTTTTGGATGTGATAGTAAAACGTTATCCAACAAAGAAGTTATCCCTTTACTTTGATAACTTCTTCACATCCCTCAAACTTGTAGAAAAAATCAAGAGCATGGGTCATGATGCTACTGGCACACTAAGAAAAAACCGAATCGAAAAATGCCCATTTACAAATCCTGCAAAGTTTATGAAATTACCTAGGGGAACTGAAGAACATTTTTGTGATGCTGAATCTGGGATAATTGCAGCACGCTGGCAAGATAATGGCATTGTAACAATTGCATCATCTGAGTATGGAGTATCACCACTAGTGAAGGCTGAACGCTATGTTGCTTCTCAGAAGAAACATATGAATGTTTTGATGCCAAATGCCATCCATCAGTATAATCGGAAAATGGGTGGTGTTGATAGGGTAGATCAAAATATTGCTCAGTACAGGCCCTCTATTCGTGGGAAAAAGTGGTACTTTCCAATTATCACATACTTGTTTACAGTATGTGTAAACAATGCCTGGATTTTTGCAAGAGAAGGAGGTTACAAAGAGGATATGTTGTCATTCATacgtgctgctgctactgaatGGCTACAGAATCACGGCAAAAAGCCAAATAATCCAGGAAGATCACGATCAGTTCTCAGTGTTGCAGGTGTATCGGCACAAATGCGCTATGA